The following coding sequences are from one Longimicrobiaceae bacterium window:
- a CDS encoding SusD/RagB family nutrient-binding outer membrane lipoprotein, with the protein MRRNKLFTAVPVLALAIAAGACDDGLADINRNPNNPEDVPVETVLSSGIWDVVANAGGRGVFGEWTTLYHTSLWPQHVAQSAYNDEDRYSPREGVNENIWEEMYAGALQDLQRTKELAQESGDQNLLAVAEIMQVYGFLFLTDMFGDVPYFEALNLEEFPKPAFTPQAEIYTDLLTRLETAASQINPGASATFATGDLIYDGNLQQWVEFANALRLRVAIRLANTELAETGRAAFAAAWAADKFDDNSDNADLDWAGTPPAQNPIYEQIVIGGRTGDFRVSATLVDTLKSLSDPRLPIFADPAKTDGAYRGLQNGRTPAQAGGTVDHFSWIGSYFIQPTTPSVLMSYSEMLFLGAEAAALGWIADDPATLYRQGIEASMQQYGVAQTEIDAYLAQPKVAYNGLPSIGVQKWIALYLAGPEAFTEVRRTGYPQLQLAFANVTGAFPARLPYPADEGLYNAENFAPYENVTFTDPVWFMQQ; encoded by the coding sequence ATGCGTCGAAATAAACTGTTCACGGCCGTACCCGTGCTGGCGCTGGCGATTGCAGCCGGCGCGTGCGACGACGGCCTGGCGGACATCAACCGGAACCCGAACAACCCCGAGGACGTCCCGGTCGAGACGGTCCTCTCGAGCGGGATCTGGGATGTCGTTGCCAACGCAGGCGGCCGCGGGGTGTTTGGCGAGTGGACCACACTCTACCATACGTCCCTCTGGCCGCAGCACGTCGCCCAGTCCGCCTACAACGACGAGGATCGCTACAGCCCTCGTGAAGGCGTGAACGAGAACATCTGGGAGGAGATGTACGCGGGGGCGCTTCAGGATCTCCAGCGGACGAAGGAGCTCGCGCAGGAGAGTGGGGATCAGAACCTGCTCGCCGTCGCGGAAATCATGCAGGTGTACGGCTTCCTGTTCCTCACCGACATGTTCGGGGACGTACCCTACTTCGAGGCGCTGAACCTGGAAGAGTTCCCGAAGCCAGCCTTCACGCCGCAGGCGGAGATCTACACCGATCTGCTTACGCGTCTCGAAACGGCGGCGAGTCAGATCAATCCGGGGGCTAGCGCCACCTTTGCCACCGGAGATCTGATCTACGACGGCAACCTGCAGCAGTGGGTGGAGTTCGCGAACGCGCTGCGGCTCCGCGTCGCGATCCGCCTCGCCAACACGGAGCTCGCCGAGACGGGGCGCGCGGCCTTCGCCGCAGCCTGGGCGGCCGACAAGTTCGACGACAACTCCGACAACGCCGATCTCGACTGGGCGGGGACGCCACCGGCCCAGAATCCAATCTACGAGCAGATCGTGATCGGAGGCCGCACTGGCGACTTCCGTGTCAGCGCCACCCTTGTCGACACGCTGAAGTCGCTGAGCGACCCGCGCCTCCCGATCTTCGCCGATCCGGCCAAGACGGACGGAGCGTACCGCGGTCTGCAGAACGGCCGCACGCCGGCGCAGGCGGGAGGTACGGTGGACCACTTCTCCTGGATCGGTTCGTACTTCATCCAGCCCACCACACCGTCGGTGCTGATGTCGTACTCCGAGATGCTCTTCCTCGGAGCCGAAGCTGCCGCGCTGGGCTGGATCGCCGACGATCCGGCCACCCTGTACCGCCAGGGGATCGAAGCCTCGATGCAGCAGTACGGCGTTGCGCAGACTGAGATCGACGCCTACCTGGCGCAGCCGAAGGTGGCTTACAACGGCCTGCCCAGCATCGGCGTGCAGAAGTGGATCGCGCTCTATCTGGCCGGTCCGGAGGCATTTACGGAGGTCCGGCGCACCGGGTATCCACAGCTTCAGCTCGCCTTTGCCAACGTGACCGGTGCCTTCCCTGCACGTCTGCCGTACCCGGCGGACGAGGGTCTGTACAACGCGGAGAACTTCGCTCCGTACGAGAATGTGACGTTTACCGATCCCGTCTGGTTCATGCAGCAGTAG